TCCCAGCGCCAAAGTGGTATTTAAATCAGCGGTTCCTCCTCTGAAAAACGGTACAAACACAGACTGCCCGTGACCTTCCTCAATAAATCCGATTGAACCGATGCCCGGGACTAATCCCAGCCAGTTATTTAGTAAAACAAAAATAAAGATTGCAAACACAATCGGGAATATCTTTAAACTTTTTTTACGGTTTCCGGTAACTGAATCAGCCATGTTCAGTGCTCCGTCAACAATAATTTCAAATCCGTTCTGAATGCCGGTCGGGATCCTTTTGATCTGTTTTTTTAAAGCCAGGGAAAACAATACTATGATAATAACAACGACCCATGAGTTGATCAGCGAGTTCGTCACCGGAAAACTGCCGACATGAAAAACCGGTTCGGCAAATAAAGTGACTTCATGTGATACTTCACCTTGTGTTTCTATTGTTTCGTTTGCTGAATTATCGGCTACATTCTCCTCATGTGCACCTTCATTCACTATCTCTGTTGTTTCTGTCTCGTTGCTCATTATTCTGGTTCTGATTTAGTTTCCCTTTGTTTTCCTTTTCGATTTGCTTAATGTATTTTCCGGCGATGATTGTGATACCGATGCAGGATATAATAAACGCTACA
This sequence is a window from Patescibacteria group bacterium. Protein-coding genes within it:
- a CDS encoding FoF1 ATP synthase subunit a — protein: MSNETETTEIVNEGAHEENVADNSANETIETQGEVSHEVTLFAEPVFHVGSFPVTNSLINSWVVVIIIVLFSLALKKQIKRIPTGIQNGFEIIVDGALNMADSVTGNRKKSLKIFPIVFAIFIFVLLNNWLGLVPGIGSIGFIEEGHGQSVFVPFFRGGTADLNTTLALGLFSVIGSNIFGVVIVGAWKYMNKFLNFKAIMEIPKKFIKDPSIAFVNPIKVFVGIVEIIGEAAKVASLSFRLFGNVFAGEVLLSSIAMIFAFILPIPFMFLEVIVGIIQAVIFAMLTLVYFTIASTEEEH